A genomic stretch from Gammaproteobacteria bacterium includes:
- a CDS encoding EAL domain-containing protein: protein MSSARILIVDDNESIHQDFRKVLGRPDNEDISGLEDLEKDLFGDEHTPGRFAGEALLDYEVDSAFQGKEALAKVRAAAAEGRPYALLFMDVRMPPGWDGIETISHIWAEFPFTEMVICSAYSDYSWEEIIERLGSSDSLLFLRKPFEAIVVKQMAHSLVKKWSLGNQAREYVANLEREVSQRTEQLKTLLEELKLKNHELEHHALHDPLTGLANRVLFSDRLAHRLKTAERDNEHFGVAIMDVNRFKEINDKHGHLVGDQVLQKIAERLKDTLRSADTVARFGGDEFAILLYNLDPGSAETVCKKISHALDEPVLINGLSLHTGGSLGVAVYPEHGDSEEAMLKHADMAMYWSKAAGERYRCYSHDEEHRRSEKLQLTEELHSAILDGGLALFYQPIIDLGRGTVRGMEALARWPHPERGMVMPDVFIALAEQKGLIQELTLWVLETAVQQCRAWRDQGLELEVSVNLSTRNFLDPLFPQHLQACLARWSLPPAALTLEITESSTLTNPERALGILNTLDEMGLELSIDDYGTGFSSLAYMKRLPVDEVKIDRMFVSDIDTEPKNQVIVNSTIELAHSLGMRVVAEGIENEAVLALLGDMGCDRAQGYFISRPQDAAAITRWLDGSRWWN, encoded by the coding sequence GGGGAAGCCCTGCTCGATTACGAGGTGGACAGCGCCTTTCAGGGCAAGGAAGCGCTGGCAAAAGTCCGCGCCGCCGCGGCGGAAGGGCGACCTTATGCGCTGCTGTTCATGGACGTGCGCATGCCGCCGGGCTGGGATGGCATCGAGACCATCAGCCATATCTGGGCGGAGTTCCCCTTCACCGAAATGGTGATCTGCAGCGCCTATTCCGACTACAGCTGGGAAGAGATCATCGAGCGCCTGGGCAGTTCCGACAGCCTGCTGTTTTTGCGCAAACCCTTTGAGGCCATCGTCGTCAAGCAAATGGCCCACAGCCTGGTCAAGAAGTGGAGCCTGGGCAATCAGGCGCGGGAGTACGTGGCGAATCTGGAACGGGAGGTGAGTCAGCGCACGGAGCAGCTCAAGACCTTGCTGGAAGAGTTGAAGCTCAAAAACCATGAGCTGGAGCACCACGCCCTGCACGACCCCCTCACCGGCCTGGCCAACCGGGTGTTGTTTTCCGACCGCCTGGCGCACCGCCTGAAGACGGCGGAGCGGGACAATGAGCATTTCGGCGTGGCCATCATGGACGTCAACCGCTTCAAGGAAATCAACGACAAACACGGGCATCTGGTGGGTGATCAGGTGTTGCAGAAAATTGCTGAGCGCTTGAAAGACACACTGCGCAGCGCTGACACCGTCGCCCGCTTCGGCGGTGACGAATTTGCCATATTGCTCTATAACCTGGATCCCGGTTCGGCGGAAACGGTGTGCAAGAAAATTTCCCATGCGCTGGACGAGCCTGTGCTCATCAACGGCCTGTCCCTGCATACCGGCGGCAGTCTGGGGGTGGCGGTTTATCCTGAGCATGGCGACAGCGAGGAGGCCATGCTCAAACACGCCGACATGGCCATGTACTGGTCCAAGGCTGCCGGTGAGCGGTACCGGTGCTACTCCCATGACGAAGAACACCGGCGCTCGGAAAAACTACAGCTCACCGAAGAGCTGCACAGCGCGATATTAGACGGCGGTCTGGCCTTGTTTTATCAACCCATTATCGACCTTGGCCGTGGTACCGTGCGGGGCATGGAGGCCCTGGCGCGCTGGCCCCACCCTGAGCGCGGCATGGTGATGCCCGATGTGTTCATTGCCCTGGCCGAGCAAAAGGGCCTGATCCAGGAACTGACCCTGTGGGTGCTGGAGACCGCGGTGCAACAATGCCGCGCCTGGCGGGACCAGGGGCTGGAGCTGGAAGTGTCGGTGAATCTCTCCACGCGGAATTTTCTCGACCCCCTGTTTCCGCAGCACCTGCAAGCCTGCCTGGCCCGCTGGTCTCTGCCGCCGGCGGCGCTGACGCTGGAGATCACCGAAAGCAGCACCCTGACCAATCCGGAACGGGCCCTGGGCATATTGAACACCCTGGATGAGATGGGCCTGGAGCTGTCCATCGACGATTACGGCACCGGCTTTTCCTCCCTGGCCTACATGAAGCGCCTGCCGGTGGATGAAGTGAAAATCGACCGCATGTTCGTGTCCGACATCGACACCGAACCCAAGAACCAGGTGATCGTCAACTCCACCATAGAACTGGCCCATTCCCTGGGAATGCGGGTGGTGGCCGAAGGGATAGAAAACGAGGCTGTGCTGGCCTTGCTGGGGGACATGGGCTGCGACCGCGCCCAGGGCTATTTTATCAGCCGGCCCCAGGACGCCGCCGCCATCACCCGGTGGCTGGACGGCTCGCGCTGGTGGAACTGA
- the folD gene encoding bifunctional methylenetetrahydrofolate dehydrogenase/methenyltetrahydrofolate cyclohydrolase FolD, whose translation MGAQLIDGKGIAAGLRQTIKITVDERLRRGLRPPGLAVVLVGSDPASQVYVRNKRKACAEAGFVSRSFDLPADTSQGELLDLIDRLNEDQAIDGILVQLPLPADIDTETVVERIRPDKDVDGFHPYNIGRLAVRMPLLRSCTPYGVMTLLHSTGEPLKGREAVVVGASNHVGRPMSLELLLAGCTTTVCHRFTADLAAQVGRAEVLVVAAGRPGLVKGEWIRPGAVVIDVGINRTAEGRLVGDIEFEAAAARAGWITPVPGGVGPMTVATLLQNTLFACEHLHA comes from the coding sequence ATGGGCGCTCAACTCATCGACGGGAAAGGCATCGCCGCCGGCTTGCGGCAGACGATTAAAATCACCGTCGATGAGCGCCTGCGCCGGGGGCTGCGGCCACCGGGGCTGGCGGTGGTGCTGGTGGGCTCGGATCCGGCCTCCCAGGTTTATGTGCGCAACAAGCGCAAGGCCTGCGCCGAAGCCGGTTTTGTCTCCCGCTCTTTTGACCTGCCCGCCGACACCTCCCAGGGCGAGCTGCTCGACCTCATCGACCGCCTCAACGAAGACCAGGCCATCGACGGCATTTTGGTGCAGCTGCCGCTGCCGGCGGATATCGACACCGAAACCGTGGTGGAACGCATCCGCCCCGACAAAGACGTGGACGGTTTTCACCCCTACAACATCGGCCGGTTGGCGGTGCGCATGCCGCTGCTGCGCTCCTGCACCCCCTACGGGGTGATGACCTTGCTGCACAGCACAGGCGAACCCCTCAAAGGACGCGAGGCAGTGGTGGTGGGCGCCTCCAATCACGTGGGGCGGCCCATGAGCCTGGAATTGCTGCTGGCCGGCTGCACCACCACCGTGTGCCACCGTTTCACCGCCGATCTGGCCGCCCAGGTGGGGCGGGCCGAGGTGCTGGTGGTGGCGGCGGGCAGGCCCGGCCTGGTCAAGGGCGAATGGATCAGGCCCGGCGCCGTGGTGATCGACGTGGGCATCAACCGCACGGCCGAGGGCCGGCTGGTGGGCGATATCGAGTTCGAGGCGGCAGCGGCGCGGGCCGGCTGGATCACCCCCGTGCCCGGCGGCGTGGGACCCATGACCGTGGCCACCTTGCTGCAAAATACGCTGTTCGCCTGCGAGCACCTGCACGCCTGA
- a CDS encoding LysR family transcriptional regulator, with protein MNISDLQAFVAVARSASFSQAAERLHLTQPAVSKRVAALENELKTRLFDRLGRRVALTEAGRALLSHALRILGEVEDSRRALARLAGTVSGPLHLATSHHIGLHRLPPVLRRFTREHPEVTLNLRFYDSETACRAVMQGELELAVITLPPDAPEDLLTETIWHDALSLVTAPDHALCAVTPLEPALLAPYPAILPAHGTYTRALIERCLARSGLAPQVMLDTNYLETIKMLVSVGLAWSILPRTLLDDSLRAHSIAGWRISRDLGIVRHPRRTVSNAAAAFIEACRADVKQ; from the coding sequence ATGAACATCAGTGACCTGCAAGCTTTCGTGGCCGTGGCCCGAAGCGCTTCTTTTTCCCAGGCGGCGGAGCGGTTGCACCTCACCCAGCCGGCGGTGAGCAAGCGGGTGGCGGCTTTGGAAAACGAGCTCAAGACACGGCTGTTCGACCGCCTGGGGCGGCGGGTGGCCCTGACCGAGGCCGGCCGTGCTTTGCTGAGCCATGCCCTGCGCATCTTGGGCGAGGTGGAAGACAGCCGCCGGGCGCTGGCCAGGCTGGCGGGCACGGTGAGTGGCCCGCTCCATCTGGCCACCAGCCACCACATCGGCCTGCACCGCCTGCCGCCGGTCTTGCGACGCTTCACCCGGGAGCACCCCGAGGTGACGCTCAATTTGCGCTTTTACGATTCGGAAACCGCCTGCCGGGCGGTGATGCAGGGAGAGCTGGAGCTGGCCGTAATCACGCTGCCACCGGACGCGCCGGAGGATTTGCTGACGGAAACAATTTGGCACGACGCCCTCAGCCTGGTCACGGCTCCCGACCATGCCTTGTGCGCCGTCACCCCGCTGGAACCGGCGCTGCTGGCGCCTTACCCCGCCATTTTGCCCGCTCATGGCACCTACACCCGCGCCCTGATCGAACGCTGCCTCGCCCGAAGCGGGCTCGCCCCCCAGGTGATGCTGGACACCAATTATCTGGAGACCATCAAAATGCTGGTGTCGGTGGGACTGGCCTGGAGCATTCTGCCCCGCACCTTGCTGGACGACAGTCTGCGCGCCCACTCCATCGCAGGATGGCGCATCAGCCGGGACTTGGGCATCGTGCGTCACCCGCGGCGTACCGTGTCCAACGCAGCGGCGGCCTTTATTGAAGCCTGCCGGGCGGACGTGAAACAATAG
- the leuC gene encoding 3-isopropylmalate dehydratase large subunit, producing MAGKTLYDKLWDAHVVRQNDDGSAVLYIDRHLVHEVTSPQAFEGLRLAGRKPWRPAANLATPDHNVPTTQRTRGIADPVSRLQVETLDRNCAEFHITEFKMDDPRQGIVHVIGPETGATLPGMTVVCGDSHTSTHGALGALAFGIGTSEVEHVLATQCLVQKKSRNMRVVVDGRVGPGVSAKDIVLAIIGKIGTAGGTGYAIEFSGQAIRDLSVEGRMTVCNMAIEAGARAGMVAVDDKTVDYVRGRPYAPKGEVWERAVAAWRELHSDPGAVFDREVRLDAAAIAPQVTWGTSPEMVAPVTATVPDPAAEPDPVRRESMARALDYMGLRPATPLTGVAVDVVFIGSCTNSRIEDLRAAAAVARGRRKADSVKQALVVPGSGLVKHQAEQEGLDAIFRAAGFEWREPGCSMCLAMNADRLQPGERCASTSNRNFEGRQGAGGRTHLVSPAMAAAAAIAGHFVDVRGFEGG from the coding sequence ATGGCGGGCAAGACCTTATACGACAAACTTTGGGATGCGCACGTGGTGCGGCAGAATGATGACGGCAGCGCGGTGTTGTACATCGACCGCCACCTGGTGCACGAAGTGACCTCCCCCCAGGCCTTTGAGGGCCTGCGCCTGGCGGGCCGCAAACCGTGGCGGCCGGCGGCCAATCTGGCCACGCCGGACCACAATGTGCCCACCACCCAGCGGACCCGGGGCATCGCCGATCCGGTGTCGCGCTTGCAGGTGGAGACGCTGGATCGCAATTGCGCCGAGTTCCACATCACCGAATTCAAAATGGACGATCCACGCCAGGGCATTGTCCACGTCATCGGCCCGGAAACGGGTGCCACCCTGCCCGGCATGACGGTGGTGTGCGGTGATTCCCACACCTCCACCCACGGTGCCCTCGGCGCTTTGGCCTTCGGCATTGGCACCTCGGAAGTGGAGCACGTGCTCGCCACCCAGTGTCTGGTGCAGAAAAAATCCCGCAACATGCGGGTGGTGGTGGACGGCCGGGTGGGGCCGGGGGTGAGCGCCAAGGACATTGTACTGGCCATCATCGGTAAGATCGGCACTGCCGGTGGTACGGGGTACGCCATCGAATTTTCCGGCCAGGCCATCCGCGATTTGTCGGTGGAGGGGCGCATGACCGTGTGCAACATGGCCATTGAAGCCGGTGCCCGGGCCGGGATGGTGGCGGTGGATGACAAAACCGTCGACTACGTGCGCGGCCGGCCCTATGCCCCCAAGGGTGAGGTGTGGGAACGCGCCGTCGCCGCCTGGCGCGAGTTGCACAGCGACCCCGGTGCCGTGTTCGACCGCGAAGTGCGGTTGGATGCCGCCGCCATCGCTCCCCAGGTGACCTGGGGTACATCGCCGGAAATGGTGGCGCCGGTGACCGCCACCGTGCCCGATCCCGCCGCCGAGCCCGACCCCGTGCGGCGCGAGAGCATGGCGCGGGCGCTGGATTACATGGGCCTGCGGCCCGCGACGCCCCTCACCGGGGTGGCAGTGGACGTGGTGTTCATCGGTTCGTGCACCAACTCCCGCATCGAAGACTTGCGCGCCGCCGCCGCTGTGGCCAGGGGGCGGCGCAAGGCGGACAGTGTCAAACAAGCCTTGGTGGTGCCCGGTTCCGGTCTGGTGAAACACCAAGCGGAGCAGGAAGGCCTGGACGCCATCTTCCGCGCCGCCGGGTTTGAGTGGCGCGAGCCCGGTTGCTCCATGTGCCTGGCCATGAACGCCGACCGCCTCCAGCCCGGCGAGCGTTGCGCCTCCACCTCCAACCGCAACTTCGAGGGCCGTCAGGGCGCGGGCGGGCGCACCCACCTGGTCAGCCCCGCCATGGCCGCTGCCGCGGCCATCGCCGGGCACTTTGTGGACGTGCGCGGTTTTGAAGGCGGCTGA
- the leuD gene encoding 3-isopropylmalate dehydratase small subunit, translating into MEKFTQLTGLVAPLDRANVDTDQIIPKQYLKSIQRSGFGVTCFDDWRYLDPGEPGMDHSRRRLNPDFVLNQPRYQGARIVLARDNFGCGSSREHAPWALQDYGFRVIIAPSFADIFYNNCFNNGLLPVVLPAAVVEQLFQEITATPGYRLTVDLAAQTVTTPGGEVFRFAIDGFRKYKLLNGLDDIGLTLQKADAIKAYEARRRHEAPWLFQEG; encoded by the coding sequence ATGGAAAAATTTACTCAATTGACCGGCCTGGTGGCCCCCCTCGACCGGGCCAATGTGGACACCGACCAGATCATCCCCAAGCAGTACTTGAAATCCATCCAGCGCAGCGGTTTCGGCGTGACCTGTTTCGACGACTGGCGCTATCTCGATCCGGGTGAGCCGGGCATGGACCACAGCCGGCGCCGCCTCAATCCCGATTTTGTGCTCAACCAGCCCCGCTACCAGGGCGCCCGGATAGTGTTGGCGCGGGACAATTTCGGCTGTGGCTCTTCCCGCGAACATGCCCCCTGGGCCTTGCAGGACTACGGTTTCCGCGTCATCATCGCGCCCAGCTTCGCGGATATCTTCTACAACAATTGCTTCAACAACGGCCTGCTTCCGGTGGTGCTGCCGGCAGCGGTGGTGGAACAACTGTTTCAGGAAATCACGGCAACTCCGGGCTATCGGCTGACGGTGGATCTTGCCGCCCAGACGGTTACCACCCCCGGTGGCGAGGTGTTCCGCTTTGCCATCGATGGATTTCGTAAATACAAACTGCTGAACGGTCTTGACGACATTGGTTTGACCCTGCAGAAGGCCGATGCCATCAAAGCCTATGAAGCCCGCCGCCGCCATGAGGCACCGTGGTTGTTTCAGGAAGGCTGA
- the leuB gene encoding 3-isopropylmalate dehydrogenase, producing MSKKILVLPGDGIGPEIVAEAVKVLDCLREHHGLNVELEHAHVGGAAIDEAGQPLPASTLALAQAADAVLLGAVGGPKWESLDIAIRPEKGLLGLRSGLGLFANLRPAILSPQLAGASTLKPELVAGLNIMIVRELTGGIYFGQPRGVRLREDGQREGFNTLVYSENEIRRIGRVAFDTAMKRDKRLCSVDKANVLECTELWREVMTGLANDYPDVELSHMYVDNAAMQLVRAPRQFDVMVTTNMFGDILSDAAAMLTGSIGMLPSASLDDNGKGMYEPIHGSAPDIAGKGIANPLATILSVAMMLRYSLGAAPLAERVEAAVDSVLSAGYRTADIYSAGTRKVGTAAMGDAVVAALQRA from the coding sequence ATGAGCAAAAAGATTTTGGTGTTGCCGGGCGACGGCATCGGTCCCGAAATCGTCGCTGAAGCGGTGAAGGTGCTGGACTGCCTGCGAGAGCACCACGGTTTGAACGTGGAGCTGGAGCACGCCCACGTGGGTGGCGCGGCCATTGATGAAGCCGGTCAGCCCCTGCCCGCCAGCACCCTGGCGCTGGCCCAGGCGGCGGATGCTGTGTTGCTGGGCGCCGTGGGCGGGCCCAAGTGGGAAAGCCTGGATATCGCCATCCGCCCGGAAAAAGGTTTGTTGGGGCTGCGCAGCGGCTTGGGCCTGTTCGCCAATTTGCGTCCCGCCATTTTATCTCCCCAACTGGCCGGGGCCTCGACGCTGAAACCGGAGCTGGTGGCGGGCTTGAACATCATGATTGTGCGGGAGCTCACCGGGGGCATTTACTTTGGTCAGCCACGCGGGGTGCGGCTGCGGGAGGACGGTCAGCGCGAAGGCTTCAACACCTTGGTCTACAGTGAAAATGAAATACGTCGCATCGGCCGGGTGGCCTTTGACACCGCCATGAAACGCGACAAACGCTTGTGCTCGGTCGACAAAGCCAATGTGCTGGAGTGCACCGAACTGTGGCGGGAAGTGATGACCGGCCTGGCCAATGACTATCCCGATGTCGAGCTGTCACATATGTACGTGGACAATGCCGCCATGCAACTGGTGCGCGCACCCAGGCAGTTCGATGTGATGGTGACCACCAATATGTTCGGCGATATTCTGTCCGACGCGGCGGCCATGTTGACGGGTTCCATCGGCATGCTGCCGTCCGCCTCGCTGGATGACAACGGCAAAGGCATGTATGAACCCATCCACGGCTCGGCACCGGACATTGCCGGGAAAGGCATTGCCAATCCCCTGGCCACCATCCTGTCCGTTGCCATGATGTTGCGCTATTCGCTGGGCGCCGCGCCCTTGGCGGAGCGGGTGGAGGCGGCGGTGGACAGCGTGCTCAGTGCGGGTTACCGCACCGCGGACATTTATTCCGCCGGGACACGCAAGGTGGGCACGGCGGCCATGGGTGATGCCGTGGTGGCGGCATTGCAGCGGGCATAA
- a CDS encoding aspartate-semialdehyde dehydrogenase encodes MSKQYDVAVVGATGAVGETMMSILAERNFPVGTLYPLASERSAGNRVEFKGRHLTVQNLAEFDFSKVQIALFSAGGRVSAEHAPRAAAAGAVVVDNTSHFRYDEDVPLVVPEVNPHAIAGYRQTGIIANPNCSTIQMLVALKPLHDAAGIERINVATYQAVSGTGKEAIEELARQTAQLLNGKPVECSVYPKQIAFNALPHIDVFQDNGYTKEEMKMVWETRKIMADDSIQVNPTAVRVPVFYGHSEAVHIETRSKLSAAAARQLLERAPGVVVMDERAAGGYPTAVTEAAGQDPVYVGRIREDISHPRGLNLWVVGDNVRKGAALNSVQIAEILVKDYV; translated from the coding sequence ATGAGCAAACAATACGACGTAGCCGTGGTCGGCGCCACCGGCGCCGTGGGCGAGACCATGATGAGTATTCTGGCCGAGCGCAATTTCCCCGTGGGGACGCTCTATCCCCTGGCCAGCGAGCGGTCCGCTGGCAACCGGGTGGAGTTCAAAGGCCGGCATCTGACGGTGCAAAACCTGGCGGAGTTCGATTTCTCCAAGGTGCAGATCGCCCTGTTTTCCGCCGGTGGCCGTGTCTCCGCTGAGCACGCGCCGCGGGCCGCGGCGGCGGGGGCGGTGGTGGTGGACAACACCTCACATTTTCGCTACGACGAGGACGTGCCGCTGGTGGTACCCGAAGTCAATCCCCATGCCATTGCCGGGTACCGGCAGACCGGCATCATCGCCAATCCCAATTGTTCCACCATTCAGATGCTGGTGGCCTTAAAGCCCTTGCACGATGCCGCCGGCATTGAGCGCATCAATGTGGCCACCTATCAGGCCGTCTCCGGCACCGGCAAGGAAGCCATCGAGGAACTGGCCAGGCAGACGGCCCAGCTGCTCAATGGCAAGCCGGTGGAATGCAGCGTTTATCCCAAGCAGATCGCCTTCAACGCCCTGCCCCATATCGATGTGTTCCAGGACAACGGTTACACCAAGGAAGAAATGAAAATGGTGTGGGAGACCCGGAAAATCATGGCGGACGACAGCATCCAGGTGAATCCCACGGCGGTGCGGGTGCCGGTGTTTTACGGTCATTCCGAGGCCGTCCACATTGAAACCCGCAGCAAGCTCAGCGCCGCGGCGGCGCGGCAGCTGCTTGAGCGGGCGCCCGGCGTGGTAGTGATGGACGAGCGCGCAGCCGGCGGATATCCCACCGCGGTCACCGAAGCGGCGGGGCAGGACCCCGTCTACGTGGGGCGTATCCGCGAAGACATCTCCCATCCCCGCGGATTGAATCTGTGGGTGGTGGGCGACAATGTGCGCAAGGGGGCCGCTCTGAATAGTGTTCAAATTGCTGAAATTTTGGTAAAAGACTACGTTTAA